In Leucobacter sp. CX169, a single genomic region encodes these proteins:
- a CDS encoding Bax inhibitor-1/YccA family protein — translation MSNPALTSNPALNGKSLSAEELRRIYDQPAAQVERPGVDAAQAPAAPVILPSDDPMTMEDSIAKTAALFVTVVAFAAVGWMFLPQLMLPAAIVGLVLGLVNAFKKEPNVALIFGYAVAQGLFLGGLSSFFEAQWPGIVSQAVIGTLSVFGVTLLLFRSGKVRTSPKMTKIVLIAMVGYLVFSVLNMILMMTGAVTDPWGVRGVEVMGIPLGVIIGLLAVFLAAYSLVMDFEFIQNGVRNKVPRRYGWSAAFGLMVTLIWLYVEILRILAILRGD, via the coding sequence ATGAGCAACCCCGCCCTTACCAGCAACCCGGCGCTGAACGGCAAGTCCCTCAGCGCTGAGGAGCTTCGCCGCATCTACGACCAGCCCGCAGCGCAGGTTGAGCGCCCTGGCGTCGACGCCGCACAGGCTCCCGCCGCCCCCGTCATCCTGCCCTCAGACGACCCCATGACGATGGAAGACTCGATCGCCAAGACGGCGGCCCTCTTCGTCACCGTCGTAGCCTTTGCCGCGGTCGGCTGGATGTTCCTGCCGCAGCTGATGCTGCCCGCAGCGATCGTCGGCCTTGTCCTGGGCTTGGTGAACGCGTTCAAGAAGGAGCCGAACGTCGCCCTGATCTTCGGCTACGCCGTCGCACAGGGCCTCTTCCTCGGAGGCCTCTCCAGCTTCTTCGAGGCACAGTGGCCCGGCATCGTCTCGCAGGCCGTCATCGGCACCCTCTCGGTGTTCGGTGTCACCCTGCTGCTGTTCCGCAGCGGCAAGGTTCGCACCAGCCCCAAGATGACCAAGATCGTGCTCATCGCGATGGTCGGCTACCTCGTCTTCTCGGTCCTGAACATGATCCTCATGATGACGGGTGCCGTCACTGACCCGTGGGGCGTTCGCGGTGTCGAGGTTATGGGTATTCCGCTCGGCGTGATCATCGGCCTCCTCGCCGTGTTCCTCGCGGCCTACTCGCTGGTCATGGACTTCGAGTTCATCCAGAACGGCGTCCGCAACAAGGTGCCCCGCCGCTACGGCTGGTCTGCCGCGTTCGGCCTGATGGTCACGCTGATCTGGCTCTACGTCGAGATCCTGCGCATCCTCGCGATCCTGCGCGGCGACTAG
- a CDS encoding glycerophosphodiester phosphodiesterase family protein produces MPNPRISSALRDGFGRPLVIGHRGAPGYRPEHTEAAYRLAFELGADAVEPDVVATRDGVLVVRHENEISGTTDVADHPEFARRRTTKKIDGVKLTGWFTEDFTWAELSTLTTRERLRKTRPDNADYDGEGRILRLRDVLAIIDEESAARKRPLAVVVEIKHAHYFAGIGLPLDELLRAELDASGWADRPERLIIECFELGVLERLRAVGAAAQFIFLTETEGSPPDDRALNGRAARPYSWYRSDDGLDWLVGRVDGISVAKADLLSVARRGFANGTTDLVQRAHRRGLGVFVWTLRPENRFLNPRFRPRGMATVPRGGEAAMWGDWPGEFRLVLESGVDGIFVDHPDLGVAARESMDAT; encoded by the coding sequence ATGCCGAACCCCCGGATTTCTTCAGCGCTGCGGGACGGCTTCGGTCGCCCGCTCGTCATCGGGCATCGCGGCGCCCCCGGGTATCGCCCGGAGCACACTGAGGCTGCGTACCGACTCGCGTTCGAGCTCGGCGCCGACGCGGTCGAGCCCGACGTCGTCGCAACGCGCGACGGCGTGCTCGTCGTACGGCACGAGAACGAGATCTCGGGGACGACCGATGTCGCTGATCACCCCGAGTTCGCGCGTCGCCGCACGACCAAGAAGATCGACGGCGTCAAGCTCACCGGGTGGTTCACTGAGGACTTCACCTGGGCCGAGTTGTCGACCCTCACCACGAGGGAGCGGCTGCGCAAGACCCGCCCCGACAACGCCGACTACGACGGCGAGGGCAGGATCCTGCGCCTGCGCGACGTGCTCGCCATCATCGATGAAGAGAGTGCCGCACGCAAGCGTCCTTTGGCAGTCGTCGTCGAGATCAAGCACGCCCACTACTTCGCAGGCATCGGCCTGCCCCTCGACGAGCTCCTGCGAGCCGAGCTCGACGCGAGCGGGTGGGCGGACCGTCCCGAACGACTCATCATCGAGTGCTTCGAACTCGGGGTGCTTGAGCGCCTGCGGGCTGTTGGGGCCGCCGCTCAGTTCATCTTTCTGACCGAGACCGAGGGCTCGCCGCCCGACGACCGCGCGCTGAACGGACGTGCTGCGCGACCGTATTCCTGGTACCGCAGTGATGACGGCCTCGACTGGCTGGTGGGCCGTGTCGACGGGATCAGCGTCGCGAAGGCCGATCTGCTCAGTGTCGCCCGTCGCGGGTTCGCCAACGGGACGACCGACCTCGTACAGCGGGCGCACCGGCGAGGGCTTGGGGTCTTTGTCTGGACCCTGCGCCCGGAGAACCGGTTCCTGAACCCTCGTTTTCGCCCGAGGGGAATGGCGACGGTGCCCCGTGGCGGGGAGGCCGCGATGTGGGGCGACTGGCCGGGCGAGTTCCGCCTCGTGTTGGAATCGGGGGTCGACGGAATCTTCGTCGATCACCCGGACCTCGGCGTCGCCGCGCGCGAGAGTATGGACGCCACGTAG
- a CDS encoding ATP-dependent helicase, which translates to MSTFELLDPSGQPAGNPAPGADPLTAGLNPPQERAVTYRGPALLIVAGAGSGKTRVLTHRIAGLIRSKEAWPSQILAITFTNKAAAEMRERAEVLLGSGAEGMWISTFHSACVRILRREAERFGYVSGFTIYDSADSRALLKRLIKDLDADTYGFTPANTGSKISRLKNELTGADTYAGTANEADPRERLFVEIFRGYERELRRANAFDFDDLIGQTVHLFRTFPEVAAVYQRRFRHVLVDEYQDTNHAQYSLIRELTRPVEPEEVERLMPPARPAELDDSGRIPAASLTVVGDSDQSIYAFRGADIRNIVEFERDFPGAEVIKLEQNYRSTQNILSAANAVIGNNFDRQDKKLWTDAGDGDAIVGFTGYSQHDEARFVAEEIESLHRPSGGAIDYQDMAVFYRTNAQTRALEELLIRSAIPYRVLGGTKFYERAEIKDAMAYLTSVMNPYDPIAWSRLLGVPKRGIGPMAEAQLANFAEAQQISFHEAMLRVDELSFGPKVRGAILELGQLLERAAQMAAGTPATGQDPAGPVDEPAAADPASEETLSPGAGKRPAPVAEVLSLILSETQMIEQLRSRRDPQDEARAENLEELVAVAREYDVQHPGAGLVEFLTEVSLVAAADDLDDTSGTVSLMTLHTAKGLEYRVVFMTGVEEGLMPHQMSVDEVGGVSEERRLMYVGITRARERLFISLASTRSQFGNVSVALPSRFLQEIPEGLIDWRQSPGEVTSHGGTQPRALNGSGGSGWSRSGGATSRNADSPVSFGGGGRGSAAISEPASGNMQSALDKWRERKEAAKALQAAGGGFPNTIVGSIRDNGDLELVPGDRILHDDYGEGRVDAVTGVGTKRVAHVMFDSVGERKLLVKLAPITKVAAED; encoded by the coding sequence ATGAGTACCTTCGAACTTCTGGACCCTTCCGGTCAGCCAGCCGGCAACCCCGCACCCGGGGCAGATCCGCTGACCGCTGGGCTCAACCCGCCCCAGGAACGCGCGGTCACCTACCGGGGCCCCGCCCTGCTGATCGTGGCGGGTGCCGGCTCGGGGAAGACCCGGGTGCTGACGCATCGGATCGCCGGGTTGATTCGCAGCAAGGAAGCCTGGCCGAGCCAGATCCTCGCGATCACCTTCACCAACAAGGCCGCCGCCGAGATGCGCGAGCGCGCCGAGGTCTTGCTCGGCTCGGGTGCCGAGGGCATGTGGATCTCGACCTTCCACTCGGCCTGCGTGCGGATCCTGCGACGCGAAGCAGAGCGCTTCGGCTACGTGTCGGGGTTCACGATCTACGACTCGGCCGACTCGCGTGCGCTGCTCAAGCGCCTCATCAAGGACCTCGACGCCGACACGTACGGCTTCACCCCCGCGAACACGGGCTCGAAGATTTCTCGGCTGAAGAACGAGCTCACCGGCGCCGATACGTACGCGGGCACCGCGAACGAGGCGGACCCGCGCGAGCGGCTGTTCGTGGAGATCTTCCGTGGCTACGAGCGCGAGCTGCGCCGGGCCAACGCGTTCGACTTCGACGACCTCATCGGTCAGACAGTGCATCTGTTCCGCACGTTCCCCGAGGTGGCGGCGGTGTACCAGCGCCGCTTCCGGCACGTGCTGGTCGACGAGTACCAGGACACGAACCACGCGCAGTACTCGCTGATCCGCGAGCTCACACGGCCCGTAGAGCCCGAGGAGGTCGAACGGCTCATGCCGCCCGCCCGCCCAGCGGAGCTTGACGACTCCGGTCGCATCCCCGCGGCGAGCCTGACCGTCGTGGGCGACTCTGACCAGTCGATCTACGCCTTCCGCGGCGCTGACATTCGCAACATCGTCGAGTTCGAGCGCGACTTCCCGGGCGCAGAGGTCATCAAGCTCGAGCAGAATTACCGCTCGACGCAGAACATCCTGAGCGCCGCGAACGCCGTGATTGGCAACAACTTCGACCGCCAGGACAAGAAGCTCTGGACGGACGCAGGCGACGGCGACGCGATCGTGGGATTCACCGGCTACTCGCAGCACGATGAGGCGCGCTTCGTCGCCGAGGAGATCGAGTCGCTGCACCGTCCGAGCGGCGGCGCCATCGACTACCAGGACATGGCGGTGTTCTACCGCACCAACGCGCAAACGCGGGCGCTGGAGGAGCTGCTCATCCGCTCGGCCATCCCGTACCGGGTGCTCGGCGGCACAAAGTTCTACGAGCGTGCCGAGATTAAGGACGCGATGGCGTACCTGACGAGCGTCATGAACCCGTACGACCCCATCGCCTGGTCGCGTCTGCTCGGCGTTCCCAAGCGCGGCATCGGCCCGATGGCGGAGGCGCAGCTCGCGAACTTCGCCGAGGCGCAGCAGATCTCGTTCCACGAGGCGATGCTGCGCGTCGACGAGCTATCGTTCGGGCCCAAGGTGCGCGGCGCGATCCTCGAGCTCGGGCAGCTGCTCGAGCGCGCGGCGCAGATGGCGGCGGGCACGCCGGCCACCGGGCAGGATCCTGCCGGCCCCGTCGATGAGCCGGCGGCGGCCGACCCGGCGTCGGAGGAGACGCTGAGCCCCGGCGCGGGCAAACGGCCGGCCCCGGTCGCCGAGGTGCTCTCGCTGATCCTGTCGGAGACGCAGATGATCGAGCAACTGCGTTCGCGCCGTGACCCGCAGGACGAGGCGCGCGCCGAGAACCTTGAGGAGCTCGTCGCCGTGGCCCGTGAGTACGACGTGCAGCACCCGGGCGCGGGTCTCGTAGAGTTCCTCACCGAGGTGAGCCTGGTCGCCGCGGCGGACGACCTCGACGACACGAGCGGCACGGTCTCGCTCATGACGCTGCACACCGCGAAGGGCCTCGAATACCGCGTCGTCTTTATGACCGGGGTCGAGGAAGGCCTGATGCCGCACCAGATGTCCGTCGACGAGGTCGGCGGCGTCTCGGAGGAGCGCCGACTGATGTACGTCGGCATCACCCGGGCGCGCGAGCGGCTCTTCATCTCGCTGGCGAGCACGCGATCGCAGTTCGGCAACGTCTCCGTGGCGCTGCCCTCGCGCTTTTTGCAGGAGATCCCCGAGGGGCTCATCGATTGGCGCCAGTCGCCCGGCGAGGTCACCTCGCACGGCGGCACACAGCCGCGGGCCCTCAACGGATCGGGCGGATCGGGCTGGTCGCGCTCGGGCGGGGCGACAAGCCGAAACGCCGACTCGCCCGTCAGCTTCGGCGGGGGCGGCCGCGGATCTGCCGCGATCTCGGAGCCCGCGAGCGGAAATATGCAGTCAGCGCTCGACAAGTGGCGCGAGCGCAAGGAGGCCGCGAAGGCGTTGCAGGCGGCCGGCGGCGGCTTCCCGAACACGATCGTCGGCTCGATACGCGACAACGGTGACCTCGAGCTGGTGCCTGGCGACCGGATCCTGCACGACGACTACGGCGAGGGGCGCGTCGACGCGGTGACCGGTGTCGGTACCAAGCGGGTCGCGCACGTCATGTTCGACTCGGTCGGCGAGCGGAAGTTGCTGGTGAAGCTCGCACCGATCACGAAGGTTGCTGCGGAGGACTAG
- a CDS encoding MFS transporter: MGVGPESVVTDAAPPPPGGSRIFLHVLINTALANITTSFLWFALVFWVYLETLSVLATGIIGGAYLLLLAIFGMVFGTVVDRHRKQRVMVFSALVTLVAFLTAALLFFTQPESAMLDLGGPLFWIFSTIILAGAVVENLRNIALSTTVTLLVPVERHANANGLVGTVQGLAFVVTSVLSGLSIGFLGMGWTLIISIVLTALPLLHLVLIRVPEAKPERVAGAQAIDVRGAVAAIRAVPGLFALILFATLNNLIGGVYMALMDPYGLTLFDVQIWGIVLGVASTGFIIGGAIIAARGLGRNPIRTMLLVVIAMGLLGAVFTIRESWWLYAGGIWLYMALVPAVEAAEQTVIQKVVPFDKQGRVFGAATALEFSAAPITSFLIAPIAQFWVIPYMRTDAGGDRWGWLLGEGDARGIALVFLFTGVAMIVIGGLAFATRSYRILSHQFAGQRESVPVASGEPDAVGAG, translated from the coding sequence ATGGGCGTAGGGCCAGAATCAGTCGTGACGGATGCCGCCCCACCTCCTCCGGGTGGGTCGCGGATCTTCCTGCACGTCCTGATCAACACGGCCCTCGCGAACATTACGACGAGCTTTCTCTGGTTTGCGCTGGTGTTCTGGGTGTACCTCGAGACGTTGTCGGTGCTCGCGACCGGCATCATCGGCGGCGCATACTTGCTGCTGCTCGCGATCTTCGGGATGGTGTTTGGCACCGTCGTCGACCGGCATCGCAAGCAACGAGTCATGGTCTTTTCCGCGCTGGTCACCCTCGTCGCGTTCCTCACGGCGGCCCTGCTCTTCTTCACTCAGCCGGAGTCGGCGATGCTCGACCTCGGCGGCCCGCTGTTCTGGATCTTTTCCACGATCATCCTGGCCGGGGCGGTGGTCGAGAACCTCCGCAACATCGCGCTGTCGACGACCGTGACCCTGCTCGTACCGGTCGAGCGGCACGCGAACGCCAACGGACTCGTCGGGACGGTGCAGGGCCTCGCCTTCGTCGTCACGAGCGTGCTGTCTGGCCTCTCCATCGGGTTCCTCGGGATGGGGTGGACGCTGATCATTTCGATTGTCCTGACCGCCCTCCCGCTCCTCCATCTCGTGCTCATTCGGGTGCCCGAGGCGAAACCCGAGCGGGTGGCCGGAGCCCAGGCGATCGACGTTCGCGGAGCGGTGGCCGCGATTCGTGCGGTGCCCGGGCTCTTCGCCTTGATCCTGTTCGCGACGCTCAATAACCTCATCGGCGGCGTCTATATGGCGCTCATGGACCCGTACGGGCTGACACTCTTCGACGTGCAGATCTGGGGGATCGTGCTCGGCGTCGCCTCGACCGGCTTCATCATTGGCGGCGCGATCATCGCCGCCAGGGGTCTGGGGAGAAACCCCATCCGCACCATGTTGCTCGTCGTGATCGCGATGGGGCTGCTGGGGGCGGTCTTCACGATCCGCGAGTCGTGGTGGCTGTATGCCGGGGGAATCTGGCTGTACATGGCGCTCGTGCCCGCGGTAGAGGCGGCCGAGCAGACGGTGATTCAGAAGGTGGTGCCGTTCGACAAGCAGGGGCGCGTCTTCGGCGCCGCGACCGCGCTCGAGTTCTCGGCGGCCCCGATCACGTCATTTCTGATCGCCCCGATCGCCCAGTTCTGGGTCATTCCGTATATGCGCACCGACGCCGGGGGCGACCGGTGGGGGTGGCTGTTGGGCGAGGGAGACGCGCGGGGGATCGCGCTCGTCTTCCTGTTCACCGGGGTCGCCATGATCGTCATTGGCGGGCTGGCGTTCGCGACCCGGTCGTACCGGATCCTGTCGCACCAGTTTGCCGGCCAGCGGGAGTCGGTTCCGGTCGCGTCGGGGGAGCCCGACGCAGTGGGGGCGGGCTGA
- a CDS encoding TetR/AcrR family transcriptional regulator, with translation MSSSPPKLGLRARKRRATENAIELAAVELALDLGVEHVTVEAICERADVSRSTFFNYFAGRDYAIVGRAITVLQGDEAFAVLDTCPGDLPRGIFRLIFASIGHRNVHTDVARGRAKLAREQPAARRLSSISMVESGEALIEVATQWLLAHPEHSRLDSPVVEANLAASLAHAAVTTMLIEWATGEGDIDADESSLDEAFAQLRTILGEAPPANSPAP, from the coding sequence GTGAGCTCTTCACCACCGAAACTCGGTCTTCGCGCTCGAAAACGTCGCGCCACTGAGAACGCCATCGAACTCGCTGCCGTTGAGCTCGCTCTCGATCTGGGCGTCGAACACGTCACCGTCGAAGCAATCTGCGAGCGCGCGGACGTGTCTCGTAGCACCTTCTTTAACTACTTCGCCGGTCGTGACTACGCGATCGTCGGACGCGCGATCACCGTGCTACAGGGCGACGAGGCGTTTGCCGTGCTCGACACGTGCCCGGGCGATTTGCCGCGCGGTATCTTCCGCCTCATTTTTGCCTCAATCGGACACCGCAACGTCCACACCGATGTTGCCCGCGGCCGCGCGAAGCTGGCGCGCGAGCAGCCCGCCGCACGCCGTCTCTCGTCGATCTCCATGGTCGAATCGGGCGAGGCGCTCATCGAGGTCGCGACGCAGTGGCTGCTCGCCCACCCCGAACACTCGCGGCTTGATTCGCCCGTGGTTGAGGCGAATCTCGCCGCCTCCCTTGCCCACGCTGCGGTCACGACGATGCTGATCGAGTGGGCCACGGGAGAGGGCGACATCGACGCGGACGAGAGTTCACTCGACGAGGCCTTCGCGCAGTTGCGCACCATCCTGGGCGAGGCTCCGCCGGCGAACTCGCCCGCCCCGTAG
- the sucC gene encoding ADP-forming succinate--CoA ligase subunit beta: MDLYEYQARDLFERYGVPVLAGIVAETPEAVRAAAEKIGGVVVVKAQVKAGGRGKAGGVKVAKTPDEAFAAAEAILGLDIKGHIVKRVMVAAGARIAQEFYFSVLLDRANRSYLSLCSVEGGMEIEILAVEKPEALARIEVDPIGGIDAAKAEEIARAAKFPEELIGKVVPVLQKLYEVYIGEDATLVEVNPLVLTEEGDIVALDGKVSLDENAGFRHAEHAALEDQDTVDPLEAKAKAQDLNYVKLDGEVGVIGNGAGLVMSTLDVVAYAGENHGGVKPANFLDIGGGASAEVMAAGLDVILGDPQVKSVFVNVFGGITACDAVANGIVGALNTLGDTANKPLVVRLDGNNVEEGRRILNEAAHPLVTLAETMDEGADKAAELANAR, from the coding sequence GTGGATCTTTACGAGTATCAGGCACGTGATCTGTTCGAGCGATACGGGGTTCCGGTGCTTGCCGGCATCGTCGCTGAGACCCCGGAGGCCGTCCGGGCCGCTGCGGAGAAAATTGGCGGCGTTGTCGTCGTCAAGGCGCAGGTGAAGGCCGGGGGCCGCGGCAAGGCTGGCGGCGTGAAGGTCGCGAAGACGCCCGACGAGGCGTTCGCCGCCGCAGAGGCAATCTTGGGCCTCGACATTAAGGGCCACATCGTCAAGCGCGTGATGGTCGCGGCTGGCGCTCGCATCGCCCAGGAGTTCTACTTCTCGGTGCTGCTGGACCGCGCGAACCGCTCGTACCTCTCGCTGTGCAGCGTTGAGGGCGGCATGGAGATCGAGATCCTCGCGGTCGAGAAGCCCGAGGCGCTCGCGCGCATCGAGGTTGATCCGATCGGCGGCATTGACGCGGCGAAGGCCGAAGAGATTGCCCGCGCTGCGAAGTTCCCCGAGGAGCTCATTGGCAAGGTCGTCCCCGTGCTGCAGAAGCTGTACGAGGTCTACATCGGTGAGGACGCGACGCTCGTCGAGGTCAACCCCCTCGTCCTCACGGAAGAGGGAGACATCGTCGCCCTCGACGGCAAGGTCTCGCTCGACGAGAACGCCGGGTTCCGTCACGCGGAGCACGCGGCGCTCGAAGACCAGGACACGGTCGACCCGCTTGAGGCGAAGGCCAAGGCGCAGGATCTCAACTACGTCAAGCTCGACGGCGAGGTCGGTGTGATCGGCAACGGTGCGGGCCTCGTGATGTCGACCCTCGACGTCGTCGCCTACGCCGGTGAGAACCACGGCGGCGTGAAGCCCGCGAACTTCCTCGACATCGGCGGCGGCGCATCGGCTGAGGTCATGGCCGCTGGCCTCGACGTCATCCTCGGTGACCCGCAGGTGAAGTCAGTCTTCGTCAACGTCTTCGGTGGCATCACCGCCTGTGACGCGGTCGCGAACGGGATCGTCGGCGCGCTGAACACGCTGGGCGACACGGCCAACAAGCCGCTCGTCGTGCGACTGGACGGCAACAACGTCGAGGAGGGACGCCGCATCCTGAACGAGGCCGCGCACCCGCTCGTCACGCTGGCCGAGACCATGGACGAGGGCGCCGACAAGGCCGCCGAGCTCGCGAACGCGCGCTAG
- the sucD gene encoding succinate--CoA ligase subunit alpha has translation MSIFLNKDSKVIVQGITGGEGTKHTARMLAAGTQIVGGVNARKAGTTVSHVDANGAAVELPVFATVAEAMAATGADVSVAFVPPAFTKDASIEAIDAGIGLLVIITEGVPVKDSAELWAHAKATGNHTRIIGPNCPGIITPGEALAGITPATITGKGPIGLVSKSGTLTYQMMYELRDLGFSTAIGIGGDPVIGTTHIDALAAFEADPETEAIVMIGEIGGDAEERAAEYIKAHVTKPVVGYVAGFTAPEGKTMGHAGAIVSGSAGTAQAKKEALEAAGVKVGKTPSETARLLREVFAAR, from the coding sequence ATGTCTATCTTCCTGAACAAGGATTCCAAGGTCATCGTCCAGGGCATCACCGGAGGCGAGGGCACCAAGCACACCGCCCGCATGCTCGCGGCTGGTACCCAGATCGTGGGCGGCGTCAACGCGCGCAAGGCCGGCACCACGGTCTCGCACGTTGACGCCAACGGCGCGGCCGTCGAGCTGCCCGTCTTCGCAACGGTCGCCGAGGCGATGGCCGCGACCGGGGCAGACGTATCGGTGGCATTCGTGCCCCCCGCGTTCACCAAGGACGCGTCTATCGAGGCGATCGACGCCGGCATCGGCCTGCTCGTCATCATCACCGAGGGCGTGCCGGTCAAGGACTCTGCCGAGCTCTGGGCGCACGCCAAGGCGACGGGAAACCACACGCGCATCATTGGCCCGAACTGCCCCGGCATCATCACGCCGGGTGAGGCGCTCGCGGGCATTACCCCCGCGACGATCACGGGCAAGGGCCCGATCGGCCTCGTGTCGAAGTCGGGCACGCTGACTTACCAGATGATGTACGAGCTGCGAGATCTCGGTTTCTCGACCGCGATCGGCATCGGCGGCGACCCCGTCATTGGCACGACGCACATCGACGCCCTCGCGGCGTTCGAGGCAGACCCCGAGACCGAGGCGATCGTCATGATCGGCGAGATCGGCGGCGATGCTGAGGAGCGTGCGGCGGAGTACATCAAGGCGCACGTGACGAAGCCGGTCGTCGGCTACGTCGCAGGCTTCACCGCGCCCGAGGGCAAGACGATGGGCCACGCCGGCGCAATCGTCTCCGGCTCGGCCGGCACCGCCCAGGCGAAGAAGGAGGCCCTCGAGGCCGCCGGTGTCAAGGTCGGCAAGACGCCGTCTGAGACGGCTCGCCTGCTGCGCGAGGTGTTTGCCGCGCGCTAG
- a CDS encoding endonuclease/exonuclease/phosphatase family protein produces the protein MTTLQTNAPSAEHGPPRRPRTPRVGLARVTFVAGVALGILLALHLVVPDVGGLALALDSGLPWLGILLPPLIFAALLSRARAAIAAAVATAAVWCAIVVPLILPLSWTAPPVADAHLTIASQNVRAGSGTAAETAQVLAAQSADVVALQEMDAESRGAAAAVLDARYPYSYGAGTIGVWSVYPFENATMLDLGLGWSRGLSVDLVTPSGPVSLYVVHAASARLGDHGDRDTMLVNLADTLERDVNDRVIAVGDFNASSTDRSLRALTSVLAEPRQSGGGFGFTWPSTAPIMRIDHLFQRGMDVVANTTLRAGQSDHRAIVATLNL, from the coding sequence ATGACCACGCTGCAGACGAACGCGCCGAGCGCCGAGCACGGCCCGCCCCGGCGTCCGCGCACCCCGCGGGTCGGGCTCGCCCGCGTGACGTTCGTCGCCGGCGTCGCGCTCGGGATCCTGCTCGCGCTGCACTTGGTGGTCCCCGACGTTGGAGGGCTGGCGCTTGCGCTCGACTCCGGCCTTCCCTGGCTCGGAATCCTGCTGCCGCCGCTCATATTCGCGGCACTGCTCTCGCGGGCTCGTGCGGCGATCGCCGCGGCGGTCGCGACTGCCGCGGTCTGGTGCGCGATCGTCGTGCCCCTCATCCTTCCGTTGTCGTGGACCGCGCCGCCTGTGGCGGACGCACACCTCACGATCGCGAGCCAGAACGTGCGCGCGGGCTCCGGCACCGCCGCGGAGACGGCCCAGGTCCTGGCCGCGCAGTCCGCAGACGTCGTCGCGCTACAGGAGATGGACGCGGAGTCCCGGGGCGCCGCCGCCGCCGTGCTTGATGCGCGCTACCCGTACTCGTACGGGGCGGGCACGATCGGGGTCTGGAGCGTGTACCCGTTCGAGAACGCCACGATGCTCGATCTGGGCCTGGGGTGGAGCCGCGGCCTCTCGGTGGACCTGGTGACCCCGAGCGGACCGGTCAGCCTGTATGTCGTCCATGCCGCCTCCGCTCGTCTGGGCGACCACGGGGACCGCGACACCATGCTGGTGAACCTGGCCGACACCCTCGAACGGGACGTGAACGACCGGGTGATTGCGGTGGGGGACTTCAACGCCAGTTCCACCGACCGCTCGCTGCGCGCGCTGACGTCGGTGCTCGCCGAACCGCGGCAGAGCGGCGGTGGATTTGGCTTCACCTGGCCGAGCACCGCGCCGATCATGCGGATCGATCACCTCTTTCAGCGGGGAATGGACGTCGTGGCGAACACCACGCTGCGCGCTGGGCAGAGCGATCACCGCGCCATTGTCGCGACGCTCAACCTCTGA